The Aedes aegypti strain LVP_AGWG chromosome 3, AaegL5.0 Primary Assembly, whole genome shotgun sequence genome contains a region encoding:
- the LOC5567181 gene encoding tenascin, with product MRQKTLTLVVFLALWSTVSTSELLDLSCDDDKECEMYNSSAVKSTCSTGTCHCELVNGGNQTDCKPVVTKASNQIGGPCPCMAENSYCNEKTKLCICKEGFIPSREAKRCMSKSVELGKTCEIDEQCIVNDHFSHCDDSHLNCTCSNHFVIYQKKCHSIIATTEKFCQQDKDCTNQTANSICHEKQCICAGGFVANAENTTCLPVVHYEQECSDSNQCIAQLGIGSLCSEGKCVCNEQYYPFPMDAQNSTDKEHKIHVLCKRRVSHGESCNEDKECYQFHRGPHEQTMECFMNECVCTHGFYEKGGICISHSGSSAINVSSLVAILALLAAFYSKQSFTC from the exons ATGCGACAAAAAACACTGACTCTTGTGGTCTTCCTAGCACTGTGGAGCACCGTTAGTACCAGTG AACTGCTCGACTTGAGCTGCGACGATGACAAAGAGTGCGAAATGTACAATAGCAGTGCCGTCAAGAGCACGTGCTCGACCGGTACTTGCCACTGCGAACTGGTAAACGGCGGTAATCAAACCGATTGCAAACCGGTGGTCACCAAAGCATCCAATCAAATCGGAGGACCATGTCCCTGCATGGCGGAGAATTCGTACTGTAACGAGAAAACCAAATTATGTATTTGCAAAGAGGGATTTATTCCGAGCCGGGAGGCCAAGCGGTGCATGAGCA AATCCGTTGAACTGGGAAAAACCTGCGAGATCGATGAACAGTGCATTGTTAACGATCACTTCTCGCATTGCGATGACTCGCACTTGAATTGTACCTGCTCCAACCACTTCGTCATCTATCAGAAGAAGTGTCATTCGATAATCG CAACGACAGAGAAGTTCTGTCAACAGGACAAGGACTGCACGAACCAAACGGCCAACTCCATATGCCACGAAAAGCAATGCATCTGCGCGGGAGGATTTGTGGCGAACGCAGAGAACACCACCTGTCTGCCGGTGGTTCACTACGAACAGGAGTGTAGCGATTCGAACCAATGCATCGCCCAGCTGGGTATCGGATCGCTGTGCAGCGAAGGGAAATGTGTTTGCAACGAGCAGTACTATCCGTTCCCGATGGATGCCCAGAATAGCACCGACAAGGAACACAAGATACACGTGCTGTGCAAGAGGAGAGTCT CGCACGGTGAGAGCTGTAACGAAGATAAGGAGTGCTACCAGTTCCATCGTGGCCCCCATGAGCAGACAATGGAGTGCTTCATGAACGAGTGTGTTTGCACTCATGGATTCTACGAGAAAGGAGGCATCTGCATCAGTCACA GCGGCTCTTCAGCGATTAATGTGTCATCTTTAGTAGCAATCTTGGCGTTGCTAGCTGCTTTCTATTCGAAACAATCATTCACCTGTTGA